Proteins from one Mycteria americana isolate JAX WOST 10 ecotype Jacksonville Zoo and Gardens chromosome 1, USCA_MyAme_1.0, whole genome shotgun sequence genomic window:
- the IFNG gene encoding interferon gamma — translation MTCQTYSLFVLSVIMIYFGHFGNSLNLAQLQNDIDQLKADFNSSHSDVADGGPIFTEKLINWTERNEKRIILSQIVSMYLEMLNTTDKSKAHIRNISEELYTLKNSLPDGLKKVKDLMDLAKLQMTDLKTQRKAVNELFSVLQKLVESPTSLKRKRSQSQRRCKC, via the exons ATGACTTGTCAGACCTACAGCTTATTTGTTCTGTCTGTCATCATGATTTATTTTGGACATTTTGGAAATAGCTTAAATCTTGCTCAACTTCAAAACGATATAGACCAACTGAAAGCTGACTTT AACTCAAGTCATTCAGACGTAGCTGACGGTGGACCTATTTTTACAGAGAAACTGATAAACTGGACAGAG agaaatgaaaaaaggatCATCCTGAGCCAGATTGTTTCCATGTACTTAGAAATGCTTAACACCACTGACAAGTCAAAGGCGCACATCAGAAACATATCTGAGGAGCTCTATACTCTGAAAAACAGCCTTCCTGATGGCTTAAAGAAGGTGAAAGACCTCATGGACCTGGCAAAGCTTCAG ATGACTGACTTGAAAACTCAACGCAAAGCTGTGAATGAGCTGTTCAGCGTCTTACAAAAACTGGTGGAGAGTCCAACTTctctcaaaaggaaaaggagccagTCTCAGAGGAGGTGCAAATGCTAA